Proteins encoded together in one Aerosakkonema funiforme FACHB-1375 window:
- a CDS encoding relaxase/mobilization nuclease domain-containing protein has protein sequence MIGKATKGADFRGLLRYIFSKERSQLVGGNLGQQSILGMQQEFEAISCLNHRVRYPVLHLSLSPHPDDRLSDDRAFDLIDDMVNRCGYGDCQWVAARHDDTITPVGKPRPHYHVIINRVRLTDCRVVSAWKDWQRYEIVLQELREEYKLTGVIDSRDSPRRELTTAQVLRTRQSQHSLDDSHYSNQIHSDPSVRAQLQNAIDSAITLANSVTSFSKTLSTAGVSTVVTSRGIKFEKDGMWFAGYQLGKGYTLKSLERRLSQQNLVRTIAPIIAACLVNQTRLVGKYHTAYWEDDQLVLMDNQSSTLKMRAVNKDGYWQPIGRAKLTDTDVRHFLEIDLRRRQAVREVKKQHQKEQTEVEVY, from the coding sequence ATGATCGGTAAAGCTACTAAAGGTGCTGACTTCAGGGGATTGTTACGCTACATCTTTAGCAAAGAACGATCGCAACTGGTAGGCGGGAACCTGGGACAGCAGAGTATCTTGGGGATGCAGCAGGAATTTGAAGCGATCTCTTGCCTCAATCATCGCGTTCGTTATCCTGTCTTACATCTGTCACTTTCTCCTCACCCAGACGATCGACTTTCTGACGATCGCGCTTTTGATTTAATTGACGATATGGTTAACCGTTGCGGGTATGGGGATTGTCAGTGGGTCGCCGCCCGTCACGATGATACGATTACACCAGTTGGGAAACCGCGCCCTCATTACCATGTCATCATTAATCGAGTACGCTTAACTGACTGCCGGGTAGTATCAGCTTGGAAAGATTGGCAGCGATATGAAATAGTGCTGCAAGAACTGCGAGAAGAATACAAGTTGACTGGGGTTATTGATAGCAGAGATTCTCCAAGGAGAGAATTAACAACGGCACAAGTGCTAAGAACTAGGCAGTCACAGCATTCATTGGATGATTCTCACTATTCCAACCAGATACATTCCGATCCTAGTGTGCGAGCGCAACTTCAAAACGCGATCGACTCTGCTATTACATTAGCTAATTCAGTGACAAGTTTTAGTAAAACCCTTTCCACTGCTGGCGTTAGTACTGTGGTTACTTCGCGAGGTATCAAGTTTGAAAAAGATGGGATGTGGTTTGCTGGTTATCAGCTGGGGAAAGGTTACACTTTGAAAAGCTTGGAGCGGCGTTTGTCACAACAGAATTTGGTGAGGACGATCGCTCCGATTATTGCAGCTTGCCTAGTCAACCAAACACGATTGGTAGGTAAATACCACACTGCTTATTGGGAAGACGATCAATTGGTACTGATGGATAACCAAAGTTCTACTCTTAAGATGAGGGCTGTCAATAAAGATGGGTATTGGCAACCTATTGGGAGAGCCAAGTTGACTGATACTGATGTTCGGCACTTTTTAGAGATTGATTTGAGACGTAGACAAGCAGTGAGAGAAGTTAAAAAGCAGCATCAGAAGGAACAAACTGAGGTAGAAGTTTATTGA
- a CDS encoding ParM/StbA family protein, whose protein sequence is MEEMTVKIWADLGGSTLKILVEMPNKSTVPIIMSSRVIELDDWLVSNRTVAMFDISPQADAIVRFGKGYYAVGKLAEQYASDVTNSTELKQPKQNTAIPKLLAVVGIIKQKYELPTRFAVELTLLLPFPEYQFVKDGGNNFQADLKKALSYFEFRGENYEVNLANFGCKPEGSGLIMLRYLQQQDRQDWLLNSKIAALMLGHRNTSILLYDYGTPSGYTNNLGFYQIIQTVIDSSLGQSAAALTEAIYKANDDISPNNPHIQALAMTKGKSKRAELTRLVKAIASAQKNRWQQIASWAKLLVDDVDELIIGGGTALLYQKAIRETFHSTRLFWAVATEKEPIPQIPPQPIGPSGHREEWENKLLAAKPGHDALKAKEALEQYEEQLLSYQQQQADYELQLKVVQAALSREKLPLLQLQHQSQAIIEEIAQTFFSQEVKSDERRFRVTQFVDIYGVWKAIENA, encoded by the coding sequence ATGGAAGAAATGACAGTTAAAATTTGGGCTGACTTAGGTGGCAGCACGCTCAAAATTTTGGTCGAAATGCCCAATAAATCAACAGTACCAATCATCATGTCTTCACGAGTAATTGAATTAGATGATTGGTTGGTATCAAACCGGACTGTGGCCATGTTCGATATATCTCCCCAAGCTGATGCAATTGTTCGGTTTGGTAAAGGCTATTATGCCGTAGGTAAGCTGGCCGAACAGTATGCTAGCGATGTGACCAACTCTACGGAACTTAAACAGCCAAAGCAGAATACGGCTATTCCTAAACTGCTGGCAGTTGTGGGCATCATTAAGCAGAAATATGAGTTACCAACTCGCTTTGCAGTCGAGCTAACTTTATTGCTTCCCTTTCCCGAATATCAGTTTGTCAAAGATGGCGGTAATAATTTTCAGGCTGATTTGAAAAAGGCGCTCTCTTATTTCGAGTTTAGAGGAGAAAATTACGAAGTCAACCTAGCTAATTTTGGTTGCAAACCGGAAGGTTCTGGCTTGATTATGTTGAGATATCTGCAACAGCAGGATCGACAAGATTGGCTTCTTAATAGCAAAATTGCCGCCCTAATGTTGGGACATCGAAACACTAGCATCTTGCTATATGATTATGGAACACCCAGCGGCTATACCAACAACTTGGGCTTTTACCAAATAATTCAAACTGTAATTGATTCTAGTTTGGGACAAAGTGCTGCCGCTCTTACTGAGGCAATTTACAAAGCTAATGACGACATTTCACCAAATAACCCCCATATTCAAGCACTCGCTATGACCAAGGGAAAAAGTAAGCGAGCCGAACTTACTCGTTTGGTAAAAGCGATCGCTTCTGCCCAAAAAAATCGCTGGCAGCAGATCGCTAGTTGGGCTAAATTGCTAGTTGATGATGTGGATGAGTTAATTATCGGCGGTGGCACGGCATTATTATACCAGAAAGCCATCAGAGAAACTTTCCATTCAACCCGATTATTTTGGGCAGTAGCAACCGAAAAAGAACCAATACCTCAAATACCGCCTCAACCAATTGGGCCATCTGGTCACCGGGAAGAATGGGAGAACAAACTCCTCGCCGCTAAGCCTGGGCATGATGCTTTGAAAGCTAAAGAAGCGTTGGAGCAATATGAGGAACAATTGTTGTCGTATCAGCAACAGCAGGCTGATTACGAATTACAGCTTAAAGTTGTCCAAGCTGCACTCTCGAGGGAAAAACTCCCCCTTCTTCAGTTGCAGCACCAGTCGCAAGCAATTATAGAGGAAATCGCTCAAACCTTTTTCTCTCAAGAGGTGAAGAGTGATGAGAGACGTTTTCGGGTGACGCAGTTTGTGGATATTTACGGTGTGTGGAAAGCGATCGAGAATGCTTGA
- a CDS encoding plasmid mobilization protein has product MQAKKRTEYIALLLTQEEKLTWQHKADSHNMTLSAYIRHCVERRTSSTPIPEINRLTYHQLTKIALSLSHALAMMKAAKSNGQNLPSLDEIMRTTADTRKVVREVQSQLLGLTPSEEAL; this is encoded by the coding sequence ATGCAAGCAAAGAAACGTACCGAATATATTGCACTACTGCTCACCCAAGAGGAGAAACTGACATGGCAACATAAAGCTGACTCTCATAACATGACTCTCTCTGCTTACATTCGTCACTGTGTTGAGCGTCGAACTTCTTCTACGCCCATCCCAGAAATCAACCGACTCACTTACCACCAACTTACTAAAATCGCACTCAGCTTATCCCATGCGCTCGCTATGATGAAAGCTGCCAAAAGTAACGGACAAAACTTACCATCTCTTGATGAGATAATGCGAACTACCGCAGATACTCGAAAAGTTGTCCGGGAAGTTCAATCCCAATTGTTGGGTTTAACGCCCTCCGAAGAAGCATTATGA